One Bacteroidota bacterium DNA window includes the following coding sequences:
- a CDS encoding GxxExxY protein has translation MYYTENQLSKLALDAAFKVHNQLGPGLLESSYQECLFYEIKNMGLFVQKEKPQPLIYNEVKLDIGYRLDLLVENKLIIEIKSVDSLNDIHLAQVLTYLKLSKCKLGLLLNFNVKSLKLGIKRVVNGL, from the coding sequence ATGTATTACACAGAGAATCAATTATCAAAACTCGCTTTAGATGCTGCATTTAAAGTACATAATCAGTTAGGTCCCGGACTTTTGGAGAGTTCATATCAAGAGTGTCTATTTTATGAAATAAAAAATATGGGACTATTTGTACAAAAAGAAAAACCACAACCTTTAATCTACAATGAAGTAAAGTTAGATATAGGCTATAGGCTAGATTTATTAGTAGAGAATAAATTAATTATAGAGATAAAGTCAGTAGATTCTCTTAACGATATACATCTCGCTCAAGTTCTTACTTATTTAAAGTTATCTAAATGTAAATTAGGGCTATTATTAAATTTCAATGTTAAGAGTCTTAAATTAGGTATTAAAAGAGTCGTAAATGGCTTATAA
- the bcp gene encoding thioredoxin-dependent thiol peroxidase has product MTHLKVGDKAPDFKGLDQEGNEVKLADFSGKKLVLFFYPKASTPGCTAEAKNLRDNYEDFKAKGYDVLGVSADSQKRQLNFCTKNELPYNLIADEDKDIINAYGVWGPKKMAGREYEGIYRSTFVIDEKGELEDVITKVKTKEHSAQILVKSL; this is encoded by the coding sequence ATGACACATTTGAAAGTTGGCGATAAAGCTCCGGATTTTAAAGGATTAGATCAGGAAGGTAACGAGGTGAAATTGGCTGATTTTTCCGGTAAAAAACTGGTATTATTCTTTTATCCAAAAGCCAGTACACCGGGTTGTACGGCAGAAGCAAAAAATTTAAGGGATAATTATGAAGATTTTAAGGCAAAGGGTTATGATGTTCTTGGTGTAAGTGCCGATTCTCAGAAAAGACAGCTTAATTTCTGCACAAAAAATGAGCTTCCATATAATCTTATTGCGGATGAGGATAAAGACATTATCAACGCTTATGGTGTATGGGGACCGAAGAAAATGGCAGGCCGTGAGTACGAAGGTATTTACAGATCAACTTTTGTAATTGATGAAAAAGGTGAATTGGAGGATGTTATTACCAAGGTGAAAACAAAAGAGCACAGTGCTCAGATTTTAGTAAAAAGTTTGTAG
- the recA gene encoding recombinase RecA, with protein sequence MSSDKEAKLKALQMTLDKMDKTYGKGAVMKMGDAAVEEVEVIPSGSLGIDVALGVGGYPRGRVVEIYGPESSGKTTLTLHAIAEAQKQGGIAAFIDAEHAFDRFYAEKLGIDVENLIISQPDNGEQALEIADNLIRSGAIDLLIIDSVAALTPKAEIEGEMGDSRMGLQARLMSQALRKMTSSVSKTKCTVIFINQLREKIGVMFGNPETTTGGNALKFYSSVRIDIRRSTQIKNADSVIGNRTKVKIVKNKVAPPFRTAEFDIMYGAGISKVGELIDQGVELGIVKKSGSWFSYDDTKLGQGRDAVKNIISDNPELAEELEHKIKNAIAGVEE encoded by the coding sequence ATGAGTTCAGACAAAGAAGCTAAGTTGAAAGCACTGCAGATGACCTTGGACAAAATGGACAAGACATACGGTAAGGGTGCTGTTATGAAAATGGGTGATGCTGCAGTTGAAGAAGTGGAAGTAATACCATCAGGTTCTTTGGGAATTGATGTCGCTTTAGGAGTAGGAGGTTATCCAAGAGGAAGGGTTGTAGAAATATACGGACCTGAATCATCCGGTAAAACGACATTGACTTTGCACGCTATTGCAGAAGCTCAAAAGCAGGGAGGAATTGCTGCTTTTATTGATGCAGAGCACGCTTTTGACAGGTTTTATGCTGAAAAATTAGGTATCGATGTAGAAAATCTGATTATTTCGCAACCTGATAACGGTGAACAGGCATTGGAGATAGCTGATAATCTAATTAGATCGGGTGCAATTGATCTGCTGATCATTGACTCGGTTGCTGCCCTTACTCCAAAGGCCGAGATAGAAGGAGAAATGGGAGATTCGAGAATGGGACTCCAGGCAAGATTGATGTCGCAGGCTTTGAGAAAAATGACAAGCTCGGTTAGTAAAACAAAATGTACAGTGATTTTCATTAACCAATTGCGTGAAAAAATTGGTGTAATGTTCGGAAATCCTGAAACAACTACCGGTGGTAATGCATTGAAATTCTATTCTTCTGTACGTATAGATATTCGTCGTTCTACACAAATAAAAAATGCCGATTCTGTGATAGGAAACAGAACTAAGGTGAAGATTGTTAAGAATAAGGTGGCTCCGCCATTCCGTACGGCTGAATTTGATATTATGTATGGAGCAGGGATTTCAAAAGTTGGTGAATTGATCGATCAGGGTGTTGAGCTCGGGATAGTGAAGAAAAGCGGTTCATGGTTTAGCTATGACGACACTAAATTAGGTCAGGGAAGAGATGCGGTTAAAAATATAATTTCTGATAATCCGGAATTAGCTGAGGAGCTGGAGCATAAAATTAAAAATGCTATAGCAGGAGTGGAAGAGTAG